A stretch of the Romboutsia lituseburensis genome encodes the following:
- a CDS encoding DUF1540 domain-containing protein, with amino-acid sequence MDKINCSVESCSHNNSSVCYANRVNVGGRSAKNPCDTCCGSFLDKKHYSNLTNNANSEGSCDCLVCDAINCHYNDNKLCTANSISVSGGNANIYTETSCDTFKLK; translated from the coding sequence AGCTGTTCTCATAATAATAGTAGTGTTTGTTATGCTAATAGAGTTAATGTAGGTGGAAGAAGTGCTAAGAACCCTTGTGATACATGTTGTGGATCTTTCTTAGATAAAAAGCATTATTCTAATTTAACAAATAACGCTAATTCTGAAGGAAGTTGTGATTGTTTAGTTTGCGATGCTATAAACTGTCATTACAACGATAATAAATTATGTACAGCTAACTCAATATCTGTTTCAGGTGGCAATGCTAATATCTATACAGAAACTAGCTGTGATACATTTAAATTAAAATAG
- a CDS encoding diguanylate cyclase, with protein MGKIKEYKKVSLFLIIAILLIAFFYTTKNNKEKGTLSKDTILAQIENSYNKNDLSKNYISMVNNYLKDSNKDSKYYFIKGYLNYTAKNYNLAIEDFTTAKNAINKKDPSFMKIYSCILLNKSLIKINESYNLVDNAEVAFKYISTDKKYKNNNDLIWENISTLIYYDETINSSIRLLDDYLNQAKGLSTKCRVELTSNLGFLYSLNFKYAKAIYKYLEAIDTLEENQNIKGYEIYKAKIMVNIGDIIFMIGDYDNAIKYYNNAINIDIKDKHKNAIAKSMAYVNRMQLYIEIGEYDKVISDSKIVYDELKYHDKDSVDDIKILMLNGLGLAYTHKHDFKKAKKLLDKSTDLLKKDKIKCVIHKDSFVKYSYAKYYQENKEYNKALELYNKLLTESKERGLGFEIEIYESLCDIYLSKNDIQNYDKYEKLLLKEEDTLNNKLKRDYIKYATNLYESDKLKEQNHRKTIKVIILVFGIIIMSIDLIHKIKSVKTLKKSNFTEGMTNLYNRTYLDYYIKKNKKSIIDTSISIILIDIDYFKKYNDNYGHIKGDEVIKKVANSIKESIKKEDIAIRYGGEEMVIILPHTHIEEAKDIAKNIQINIKNKNIEHKYSDVSQYLTISIGIYNDIYKDKNNIYYMIDKADKALYKAKNNGRNRYEIY; from the coding sequence ATGGGTAAAATAAAAGAATATAAGAAGGTAAGTTTATTTTTAATTATTGCTATATTATTGATAGCTTTTTTTTATACAACTAAAAATAATAAAGAGAAGGGAACTTTAAGTAAAGATACTATACTAGCTCAAATTGAGAACAGTTACAATAAAAACGATTTAAGTAAAAACTATATATCTATGGTAAACAATTATTTGAAAGATTCAAATAAAGATAGTAAGTATTATTTTATAAAAGGTTACTTGAATTATACAGCTAAAAACTATAATTTAGCTATTGAAGATTTTACAACTGCAAAGAATGCGATTAATAAAAAAGATCCTAGCTTTATGAAAATATACTCATGCATATTATTAAATAAATCGCTAATAAAAATTAACGAAAGTTACAATTTAGTTGACAATGCTGAAGTAGCTTTTAAGTATATATCTACTGACAAAAAATATAAAAATAACAATGATTTAATATGGGAGAACATAAGCACTTTGATTTATTATGATGAAACTATAAATTCAAGCATTAGGTTATTAGATGATTATTTAAATCAAGCAAAGGGATTAAGTACTAAATGTAGGGTTGAATTAACTAGTAATTTAGGATTTCTATATAGTTTAAACTTTAAATACGCAAAAGCTATTTATAAATACTTAGAGGCAATAGATACATTGGAGGAAAATCAAAATATAAAAGGCTATGAAATATATAAAGCTAAGATAATGGTGAATATAGGTGACATCATTTTTATGATAGGAGATTATGATAATGCAATAAAATATTACAATAATGCAATAAATATAGACATAAAAGATAAACATAAAAATGCAATAGCAAAATCGATGGCTTATGTAAATCGAATGCAATTATATATAGAAATAGGGGAGTATGATAAGGTTATTAGTGATTCTAAAATAGTATATGATGAATTAAAATATCACGATAAGGATTCAGTAGATGACATTAAAATATTAATGCTTAATGGACTAGGACTAGCATATACACACAAACATGACTTCAAAAAAGCAAAAAAATTATTAGATAAATCAACAGATTTATTAAAAAAAGATAAAATAAAATGTGTAATTCACAAAGATTCATTCGTTAAATATTCATATGCTAAATACTATCAGGAAAACAAAGAATATAACAAAGCCTTAGAGTTATATAACAAATTATTAACTGAATCTAAGGAGAGAGGTTTAGGATTTGAAATTGAAATATACGAATCATTATGTGATATATATTTAAGTAAAAATGATATCCAAAATTATGATAAGTATGAAAAATTATTATTAAAAGAAGAAGATACGTTGAACAATAAATTAAAAAGAGATTATATAAAGTATGCAACTAACTTGTATGAAAGCGATAAGTTAAAAGAGCAAAATCATAGAAAGACAATAAAGGTGATAATATTAGTTTTTGGAATAATTATTATGAGTATTGATTTAATACATAAAATTAAATCTGTAAAAACTCTTAAAAAATCAAATTTTACTGAAGGTATGACAAATCTATATAACAGAACTTATTTAGATTACTACATCAAAAAAAATAAGAAAAGTATTATAGATACTAGTATTTCTATAATATTAATAGATATAGATTATTTTAAAAAATATAATGATAACTACGGGCATATAAAGGGAGACGAAGTAATAAAAAAAGTTGCAAATTCAATAAAAGAGAGCATAAAAAAAGAAGACATAGCAATTCGGTATGGAGGAGAAGAAATGGTAATTATTCTTCCGCATACTCATATAGAAGAAGCAAAAGATATAGCAAAGAATATACAAATAAATATTAAAAATAAAAACATAGAGCACAAGTACTCAGATGTTTCACAATATTTAACTATAAGTATTGGAATTTATAATGATATATATAAAGATAAAAATAATATATATTATATGATAGATAAAGCAGATAAAGCTTTATACAAAGCAAAGAATAATGGAAGAAATAGATATGAAATATATTAA